The segment ACCCTGACTGGCAAGCCGCCGGTCGAGGTGACCGCTGCGACCGCGCGCGGCCTGCCGATCCGCTACCACGATCCGGGCTCGGTCGGCGCCGATCGGATCGCCAACGCCGTCGCCGCTCGAGCGATTTACGGCACGCCGGCGATCGTGGTCGATCTGGGCACCGCGACCACCTTCGACTGCGTCTCGAAGCAGGGCGCCTACGTCGGCGGCGTGATCGTGGCCGGCGTGCTGACCGCTGCCGAGGAGTTGTTCCGCCGCGCCGCGCGCATCCCACGTGTCGAGCTGCGGCGTCCGGCGCGCGCGCTCGGCCGCACCACCGAGGAGGCGCTGCAGGCCGGCATGATCTGGGGCACGGCCGGCCAGGTGGACGCGCTGGTCCGTCGCCTCGCGCTCGAGATGAAGGGCACCCCGCACGTGATTGCCACCGGGGGACTTGCCCGCCTGATCGCTCCCGAGTGCGAAACCATCAACCGGGTGGACGAGGCCCTCACTTTGAAGGGCATGCGCCTGATCTGGGAGGAGCAGTCGTGAACGCCCGCCGGGGAATCGGAGCGGCGCGGCTCGTGGCGCCCTCGCTGGCGCTGGCGGTGCTCGCGCTCCCCGTAGGCGGGGCCGCGCTCGCGCGCGTGACGATGGCGCCGAAGACCGGCACCTCGAAGAGCGTCGCTGCGAAGCCGGCGCCGGACTCGCTCTGGTTCAAGGAGATCGTGAAGACTCTGGCCGTTCCCCGCTGGGAGGGCCGCGGCATCGGCACTGCCGGCATTGATTCCGCGGCCGACTACATCGCCGGGCGCATGATGAGCCTGGGGCTCGCGCCGGCATTCGCCGGCGAGGGTGGCTACTTCCAGCCGTTCGAAGTCACGACCGGCGTCACGGTCGGCGATCCGTGCGCCGTGAGCGTTGGCCCGGTGAGCGTCTCGGCCGGCGGGGAGATGCAGCCGCTCGGCTTCTCGACCAACGGCACACTGCGCGCCGGCGTCGTGTTTGCCGGCTACGGCATCAGCGCCCCAGGCTACGAGTACGACGACTACGCAGGGATCGACGTCCACGACCGGCTGGTGCTGGTGCTCACCCAGGAGCCGGGCGAGATGGATTCGACCAGCCGATTCGACGGCAACGTCAACACGCCCTACGCCGAGCTGCGCACCAAGGCCATCAACGCGCGCGAGCACGGGGCGCTCGGCCTGCTGGTGGTGAACGGGCCGCGCTACCACGCCGGCGAGCCGTTGCGCCCGCCGCGCACCGAGGGCGCCGGCTA is part of the Candidatus Sulfotelmatobacter sp. genome and harbors:
- a CDS encoding type III pantothenate kinase produces the protein MSLSRRTESAGRRARRRIPPRGLLAVDVGNSETVVGVFRGKEPVHFWRLTSGRATADEVSLQLEALLRRDGGIEGRGMGAVLCSVAPSLTLQWLRALETLTGKPPVEVTAATARGLPIRYHDPGSVGADRIANAVAARAIYGTPAIVVDLGTATTFDCVSKQGAYVGGVIVAGVLTAAEELFRRAARIPRVELRRPARALGRTTEEALQAGMIWGTAGQVDALVRRLALEMKGTPHVIATGGLARLIAPECETINRVDEALTLKGMRLIWEEQS